In the genome of Catharus ustulatus isolate bCatUst1 chromosome 1, bCatUst1.pri.v2, whole genome shotgun sequence, the window TTGGGCCAACCAAGAACTGCTGCCTCTAAAATGCCCCAAGGCCATGGGACAAGGTTGCCCCACCCCTTCAGGACCAATATAAAAACCAGCCTACAACCTCTCTCCATCACACACTTCTCCTGACACCTTCTCCTCGCGCTGACAACAAGGTGAGTCTCAATGCCCTGACCCTTCTGCTCCTGTACCCCTGGCCCCTCTCTTCCAGCATCCTCAGCCCCAACCTCAGCAGCCCTCACGCCACACCATAGCCCCACAACAGCCTCCACactccctcaccctcctgcatcaccacccctcacacccccacaactcctgccctgcctcacccCCCTCTCTTCCAGGGACCCTCCACACCACACCCATGGCCTGCTACGACAGCTGCCGACCCTGCGGacccaccccgctggccaacagctgcaacgagccctgtgccctgcaatgccaggaCTCTCGTGTCATCATCaacccttcccctgtgctggtcaccctgccaggacccatcatgacctccttcccccagaacaccgcCGTGGGATCCACCTCCTCGGCTGCCGTGGGCACTGAGCtcagtgtgcagggacagcccatctCTGGTGGATTTGGTGGCTTTGGTGGCTTTGGCTATGGCCGTGGATTTGTCTACGGGCTGGGCTGTGGTTATGGGCTGGGAGGCCTGGACTGCTATGGCAGAAGGGGTCGCTACATCTGCTAAGAACCCTCAGCACCACTCCTGGCACCATGCTCCCACTCTCTGTAATACACCCCAGACTTTGAGGATGCCTCTCTGGACAAGGCTCTCAAATAGACTCAATACTTCCAGTTCCTGCTCACAGAGCCCAACGCAAGGCAGTAGCTAAGGGACCAGTCCTGCAAACACGGCCCTTCTCCCTCCTACTCATCTCCTACTCTGTGCTCTCCATCACTCCTTCAGCTCTGTCCATTCCACTCTGCTGAGAGCCTCCTCTCCCAGGCCAGACACCATCAGGCTCCTCTGCTGAGCTGTTCCCACTGTCCGGTAGGAAGGCCTTGATGCTCTGGCTAAACCATCTGCAAGCAAATGACCTTGGCTGATGGTTGCCCTACTTGCAGCTCAGACCAACTCAcatgccctggctgctcctgagtttTCACTGTTCTACCTCAATAAAGTTTTCCTGCATCACAAACACAGAAGactccttctttcttctttctagaTAGTTTGAGACTAAAAGAAGGTTGTTGATGCTATTGGCATTGTTGAAGAAGTAATCCATGACCTCTTTTAGGAATTATTTCCTCAATTTCACTACCGACTGGTACACTTTGTTCTTCCTGTGCATCACAGCAACTTTTCAGTTGCTTGAACACACGCCTGGATACACTAATGCGCATCTATCTGTGCCTGTGACACAACGAGTTCCTGTGTGGTGTGCTCACTTTGGCTGCACACAAGTTCCTCCAGACCCTCCTCATCTTCTAAGGCTCTTTACAGATCTGTTTGGACAAGTCCAtgtcttgtctttttttgtgtCCTCAGTGTGGAGCACACAAGTCTGGTCTCATCAGAGTGCAGTAGAGGGGCAGAATGTGCTGCGTACACTGTGGGGATAGCCCCAGGACATGGGGGAGTTTTGCCCAGCTCACTCACGTGGCCAGGACATGTCCAATTCTTCAtccaccaaaaccccaaatccttcttcTCAGGTAGGGACAAAGATGTTGTCTGCCACAGCAACAATGGACTTGCACAATTCCAGATACAGAATACTTGTAACTTTTTCCTCATGCGCCAATGTTGGAATGAATATCAGCTCATCAAAGCTATTGCCAAGGTGAGATGGGCACAGACTTGAGAGCATGATATGGAATTGCAGAGCtatggaagaaaaacattccCAACCTCAAAATtcaccaggctgtgccaggcaagAGCAGCTAGTTTTAAAATTGCCCCAAGGTCGTGGGACAAGGCTGTCCCAAACCTTCAGCCCCTGATCATCCTCAAGGCCATACCCTTGATCTTCCCCAGCAGAGTCTTGTCTTCCTTACTCCCAAGTAACCCAGAGATTAAGAGAGCTCTCCAATATCACcggagcagagcagaggagcagaatctTCTGCAACTGGATTGGAGCATTCCCAAACATGCAGGATGCAGGCTGGGTGATGAGGGTattgagagcagccccagagaggAGGAATTTTTGTGTTGGATGAAGAATTGGATATGGTCTGGCCATGTGCTCTCACAGACCACAAACCTCATTTGTCCTGTGCTCATTCCCATGCTCTGGGCGGGAGGTGAGCAGGGGATTCATTGCCTCTACTCCTCTCTGGCAAGACTGGAATTGTGTGTTGAACTGTAGGACTCTTATGATCTGCTCTAGCAGATCTGTTAGTGGGCTGACAAGAAGATGAGGGGCTGGAACAACAGTGTTCAGCCAAAGTGAACACACCACCCAGAGGGGCTTGTGCCAGTGGCAGGGATAAATCTGCAGTAGCGTATCCAGGCCTGTGTTCTAGGAACAGACGGCTTGTTGGATGCACTGGAAAATGAAAGTATGCCAGTGGGTGGTAGAACTgggaaaataaatcctaaaagAGGTCTTAGTACACTTTTTAACACCAATGGCCACTGTAATCCTGGCTTAGTTCTGAGTGAGACTGGAAAAGTCTTGGGAGAAAAAATCAGGAGGAGTCATCGGAGGCTATGATGCAGGAAAAGTTTATTGAGTTAGAAAAATGAATGGTCAGGAGCATCCACTAGAAGGGTGAGGTGCAAGTAGAGCGTTCATCAGCCACTGTCCTTGGCTCGCTTGGATTTTACACAGCATCAAGGATTTTCTGtcccagggtgggagcagctcagcagaggtgCCTAATGGTCTCTCACTTGGGAGAAGCAGCTTGCAGCAGATGGGAATGGACAGAGCTGAAGGGGAGATGCAGAGCACTGagtgggagaagaggaggaggcacATGGGCCATGTTTGCAGTCAGTCTGGACTGGTCCCTTAGCAGATGTAGCCACCCCTTCTGCCATAGCAGCCCAGGCCTCCCAGCCCATAACCACAGCCCAGCCCGTAGCCAAATCCACGACCATAGCCAAAGCCACCAAAGCCACCAAATCCACCAGagatgggctgtccctgcacactgaGCTCAGTGCCCACGGCAGCCGAGGAGGTGGATCCGACAgcggtgttctgggggaaggaggtcatgatgggtcctggcagggtgaccagcacaggggaagggttGATGATGACACGAGAGtcctggcattgcagggcacagggctcgttgcagctgttggccagcggggtgggtCCGCAGGGACTGCAACTGTTGTAGCAGGCCATGGGTGTGGTGTGGAGGGTCCCTGGAAGAGAGGGgagtgaggcagggcagggctgtgggggtgtGAGGCGTGGTgatgcaggagggtgagggagtGTGGAGGCCTttgaggggctgtggggaggcgTGAGGGCTGCTGAGACTGGGGTTGAGCATGGTGGAAGAGAGGTGTCaggggtgcaggagcaggacGGTCAGGGGCTGGAGACTCACCTTGTCGGTccaagagcaggaggagaaggagtgaGGAGAATTGTGTGCGGTAGAGAGGTTCTGGGCCAGCTTTTATGCTGGTCCTAGAGGGGCGGGACAGCCTTGTTCCATCATCTTGGGGCATTTGGCCCGCTCTTGCCTGGGCCAAATTGGGGAGTCATAAGGTAGGGagtgttttcct includes:
- the LOC116996325 gene encoding feather beta keratin-like; its protein translation is MACYDSCRPCGPTPLANSCNEPCALQCQDSRVIINPSPVLVTLPGPIMTSFPQNTAVGSTSSAAVGTELSVQGQPISGGFGGFGGFGYGRGFVYGLGCGYGLGGLDCYGRRGRYIC
- the LOC116996354 gene encoding feather keratin B-4-like: MACYNSCSPCGPTPLANSCNEPCALQCQDSRVIINPSPVLVTLPGPIMTSFPQNTAVGSTSSAAVGTELSVQGQPISGGFGGFGGFGYGRGFGYGLGCGYGLGGLGCYGRRGGYIC